One genomic segment of Candidatus Aegiribacteria sp. includes these proteins:
- a CDS encoding SLBB domain-containing protein produces MKIASVLLFFAVFIASSSGLQGYTVPGVETDEILMSIHVWGEVRNPGTYLVPVEADLIAGISAAGGPTQHASLGDVSIVYEDFEIEYDLHNFLDAEGEPVPDLHPGATIYIRTRSYEWWKEAIDFTYKIVVAANLIWIIIDR; encoded by the coding sequence ATGAAAATTGCTTCCGTACTGCTGTTTTTTGCTGTATTTATCGCATCTTCTTCCGGCCTGCAGGGGTATACTGTTCCCGGAGTGGAAACCGATGAGATTCTCATGAGTATTCATGTCTGGGGTGAGGTTAGAAATCCCGGTACTTATCTTGTTCCGGTTGAGGCTGATCTCATTGCCGGCATATCCGCTGCAGGCGGACCTACTCAGCACGCCAGTCTGGGTGATGTGAGCATAGTCTACGAAGACTTTGAAATAGAGTACGATCTGCACAATTTTCTTGATGCTGAGGGAGAACCTGTACCTGACCTTCATCCCGGAGCTACAATCTACATTCGTACGAGGAGCTACGAATGGTGGAAAGAAGCTATCGATTTTACTTATAAAATTGTTGTTGCTGCTAACCTTATATGGATAATAATTGACAGATGA
- a CDS encoding polysaccharide biosynthesis tyrosine autokinase yields MNTEIADERESIRIGEYLWLLYRHKWVVLAFLIVSVLASIWVTQRTRPVYRSSATFIFNTRNTMSQTLNMSSVFWYEMDPMRNNQIQIIQSRSMAELVADSIMRSSYSDSLVSLLFGEIDPPQSNLRSALIGMVRGSSSVSVMKDTDFFVLSATGYSPAAAATMANLIVHTYYRRNLNEARGENTMVREFLAEQLAIMDVDLASDEDSLTRFKEEHGIVSLSSETSHIVSSLSSFETAAATSRTEQGALQAQRDYFTDQLETGRLELADDLARVNSTFIAQLESDLASLEASRASLMARGGNEDDAVVQNLDNEIAARRTALTQALGEAAYIQFPDDPAGSVQRIVSDLISIESQLRAERIKESVLRSVIHDLEDSISVLPELELTLVRLERNRTVSEQIYLLLRTKYEEVRIAEAGQMGNVTIVDTALPGGMIKPNSRRNLMLGIFAGLAAGIGFIFLKEQLDSTVKSPEDIENLDIPVVGVIPKIPRSETVARSGKQGLIMMTAPRQAGSEAYRDLRTSLRFSGADRSIRSLLVTSAGPREGKSTTAGNLAIAIAQTGSKILLIDADLRRPVIHNIFSLSREPGVSEAIAGIKSVEDAVQKTAFDNLSVLTCGYIPHNPSELLGSRKCRILLSELKKSFDMIILDSPPVAVVTDAILLSTEVDATLMVVGAKKIDRKVLESSWMKLKRTSAYLAGAVLNGFDPVKMYTSYTYYTYRYHYYYDDETRKRSKRRIQGLSRKKRTSSTN; encoded by the coding sequence ATGAATACAGAAATAGCAGACGAGCGGGAATCGATAAGAATAGGTGAGTACCTCTGGCTGCTCTACCGTCATAAATGGGTTGTACTGGCTTTCCTGATTGTATCTGTGCTGGCGAGTATCTGGGTTACTCAAAGAACAAGGCCTGTTTACAGATCAAGTGCTACGTTCATTTTCAATACACGTAACACGATGTCTCAGACTCTGAATATGTCAAGCGTCTTCTGGTATGAAATGGATCCCATGCGCAACAATCAGATTCAGATCATTCAGAGCCGAAGCATGGCGGAACTGGTTGCTGATTCAATCATGCGTTCTTCTTATTCTGACAGCCTTGTATCACTTCTTTTTGGAGAGATTGATCCCCCTCAGAGCAACCTTAGATCAGCACTTATTGGTATGGTGCGGGGAAGCAGTTCCGTCAGTGTAATGAAGGATACCGATTTTTTCGTGTTATCTGCTACAGGTTATTCCCCTGCAGCAGCTGCAACGATGGCTAATCTCATAGTGCATACGTACTACAGAAGAAACCTGAATGAAGCCCGCGGAGAGAATACGATGGTCAGGGAATTCCTGGCAGAGCAGCTCGCTATCATGGACGTTGATCTTGCCAGTGATGAAGACTCTCTGACAAGATTCAAGGAAGAACACGGCATTGTCAGTCTGAGTTCGGAGACTTCTCATATTGTCAGCAGCCTGTCCTCGTTTGAGACTGCGGCCGCCACGTCTCGAACTGAGCAGGGAGCTCTTCAGGCACAGAGAGATTACTTCACGGATCAGCTTGAGACAGGAAGACTCGAACTTGCAGATGATCTCGCAAGAGTGAACAGTACTTTCATTGCTCAGCTGGAAAGTGATCTGGCTTCGCTCGAGGCTTCCCGTGCTTCTCTTATGGCCAGGGGAGGTAACGAGGATGATGCGGTAGTACAGAATCTTGATAATGAAATAGCCGCAAGGAGAACCGCCCTGACGCAGGCTCTGGGAGAAGCTGCATACATTCAATTCCCGGATGATCCAGCCGGATCTGTACAGAGAATAGTATCAGATCTGATTTCAATCGAATCGCAGTTGAGAGCAGAGAGAATCAAGGAATCCGTTCTCCGCAGCGTGATACATGATCTTGAAGACAGCATCTCAGTGCTGCCCGAGCTTGAGCTTACTCTTGTTCGGCTTGAGCGAAACAGGACTGTAAGTGAACAGATATATCTTCTTCTCCGCACGAAATATGAGGAAGTAAGAATAGCTGAAGCCGGTCAGATGGGTAATGTGACTATCGTGGATACGGCCCTGCCTGGAGGCATGATCAAACCGAACAGCAGACGTAATCTTATGCTTGGTATTTTCGCGGGGCTCGCAGCCGGCATAGGTTTCATTTTTCTTAAGGAGCAGCTTGATTCAACGGTAAAAAGCCCTGAGGATATTGAGAATCTTGATATTCCGGTTGTTGGCGTTATACCTAAGATACCCCGATCTGAAACTGTAGCCCGGAGCGGAAAACAGGGGCTGATAATGATGACAGCTCCAAGGCAGGCCGGAAGTGAAGCCTACAGAGATCTAAGGACGAGTCTCCGTTTCAGCGGGGCTGACAGGAGTATCCGCTCTCTTCTTGTGACAAGCGCGGGTCCGAGAGAGGGGAAATCAACGACTGCTGGGAATCTGGCAATCGCCATAGCGCAGACCGGTTCAAAGATTCTGCTGATCGATGCTGATCTCAGGCGTCCGGTGATTCATAATATTTTCAGTCTTTCAAGGGAACCTGGAGTTTCCGAAGCAATAGCCGGAATCAAATCTGTTGAGGATGCGGTGCAGAAAACTGCATTTGATAACCTCTCCGTTCTCACCTGCGGTTACATTCCGCATAACCCTTCCGAACTTCTCGGAAGCAGGAAATGCAGAATACTCCTTTCAGAACTCAAGAAATCCTTCGATATGATTATTCTGGACAGTCCTCCTGTTGCTGTCGTTACGGATGCCATACTGCTGAGTACTGAAGTTGACGCTACCCTCATGGTTGTAGGAGCGAAGAAAATCGACCGTAAGGTTCTCGAATCTTCCTGGATGAAACTGAAACGCACATCAGCATACCTTGCTGGCGCTGTGCTTAACGGTTTTGATCCCGTGAAGATGTACACTTCCTATACCTACTACACTTACAGATACCATTACTACTATGACGATGAAACCAGGAAGAGATCAAAACGCCGGATTCAAGGTCTTTCCAGGAAGAAACGCACATCATCAACTAACTAA